The region CAGCCAACGAATTTCTATTATCCTGGTCTCGCTGCACGCCCGTTTTTTGATCGCGAGCAGTTCGACTGGGTCGTCGGGCTCGAGGCGCGTTCCGACGCCATCAGAAAGGAGTTGAAAGCGATATTGGCAGATGATGCCGCTCTCAGCCCTTATGTGAAGGCAGAGGCAAATCGCCCCGCCAAGCGCCACTCGCTCCTCGACGATCCCGCTTGGAGCGCATTTCATCTATACGGAGACGGCGAGCCGCTGGCCGAACACGCTGCACGTTGTCCGGAGACGATGGCAGCGCTCGCCGATCTGCCCATGCCCCGGATAGCCGGGCGGTCCCCGACGGCTATGTTTTCGGTGTTGCGTGCAGGTACGCACATTCCACCGCATCATGGAATGCTCAACACCCGGCTAATCTGTCATTTGCCGTTGATCGTGCCGCGGAATTGCCGTTTGCGTGTCGGCAATGTCACGCAGACAGTCGAACCCGGCCGCATGATGATTTTCGACGATTCGATCCAGCACGAAGCATGGAATGACAGCGATCAGACCCGCGTTGTCTTGCTCTTCGAGATCTGGCGCCCCGATCTCGATCAGGTCGAGCGCGAGGCGCTCACCAAGCTGTTCGAAGCGATCGGACGGTTCACGCCCGGCGGATCTGCGGATCAGGCCGGCGCTTGATCGCTACTTCAGCAGAACGTTCCGGCCTGGCTCCCACGGCAGGATTGTGTAGGCCGCATGCTGTCGCGCGCCCGTAACATCTCCCGATCCCAATCGGCCTTCGTCTTGCAGATTTTGCGCTTCGCCACCAGCGACCC is a window of Sphingomonas sp. Leaf357 DNA encoding:
- a CDS encoding aspartyl/asparaginyl beta-hydroxylase domain-containing protein gives rise to the protein MIDDLAALAQSGVAALQRGDPAAARAAFEQIDRAGRGTHQLRLLLAQACMLASDGAAAHRALDQVLDAEPTNLYALILRGDLYRDADDPRAAVSWYQAALALAPRAGTLPPDLIDALRRAEGAVAQAGATFQAALDEALSDAGLGAPAPGSRLTEAMDILAGRAEVHLQQPTNFYYPGLAARPFFDREQFDWVVGLEARSDAIRKELKAILADDAALSPYVKAEANRPAKRHSLLDDPAWSAFHLYGDGEPLAEHAARCPETMAALADLPMPRIAGRSPTAMFSVLRAGTHIPPHHGMLNTRLICHLPLIVPRNCRLRVGNVTQTVEPGRMMIFDDSIQHEAWNDSDQTRVVLLFEIWRPDLDQVEREALTKLFEAIGRFTPGGSADQAGA